AGTTCGTGCTTTCGATTCCGCGCACTTTGCACTGAGCTTGGGCTATTCCCGATTTGCCGGGTCGTGCAGTTGTTCTTGTTCTTCCTTGTGCGCCGACTGATCAGGTTTGCGCCCGCAATACATCGTCCACCAGACGATGAAGATCAATACGCTCAGTGCGCCGCAGGCTTCTAATGCTAATAGCCACATATTTCTTGTCCTTTGCCGTACAGATGTCAGTACGACGGTTAATTCGATTTTTCCTTACTATTATCCATACTATATAGGAGTCCCCATGGAATTCGCATGCATCTTGGTAGAAACCAAAGACAAAGTCGGCCTGATTACCTTGAATCGCCCGAAGGCATTGAATGCTCTCAATGATGAATTGATGAATGAGCTCGGCGTGGCACTCAAACATTTCGATGCCGATGAAGGCGTGCAATGTATCGTCATCACCGGTAGTGAAAAAGCCTTTGCCGCCGGTGCTGATATCGCCGCCATGGCGAACTACAGCTATATGGACACTTACAAGGAAGACTACATTACGCGTAATTGGGAAACGATCCGTCAGATACGTAAGCCCGTGATTGCAGCAGTGGCCGGTTATGCCCTGGGCGGCGGCTGTGAGTTGGCAATGATGTGTGATTTCATCATCGCGGCCGAGAATGCCAAGTTCGGTCAGCCGGAAATCAAACTCGGTACCATGCCTGGTGCCGGTGGTACTCAACGCTTGCCGCGCGCGATTTCAAAATCGAAAGCCATGGACCTGTGCCTGACGGCGCGCATGATGGATGCGGCCGAAGCCGAGCGTGCCGGTTTGGTATCGCGCATCGTGCCGGTGGAGAAACTATTGGAAGAAGCGCTGTCTGCCGCTAATACGATCGCGTCGATGTCTTTGCCGATGGTGATGATGATTAAAGACAGCGTCAATCGCGCCTATGAAACCAGTTTGTCCGAAGGTGTGCATTTCGAGCGTCGCCTGTTCCAAGCCAGCTTCGCCACTGAAGATCAGAAGGAAGGAATGCAGGCTTTCATGGAGAAACGTCCGGCCGTGTTTAAAAATAAGTAAATAATTTAGCTGAAAGACTTGCGTATGAGTAAGCGACTTGCTATAGTCCGACTCCCGCTGACGAGTGCAGCGAGATAGCAACAAGGCAAGCGTCTTACCCCGACAATGTTTGAATAAAACGGCGTCAAGTAAAACAGGGTATTGACAGCAGCCGGTAAGTACTGCATAATCTCGTTTCTCTGCTGCTGACGAACACAACGCTTCGTAGCAAACCTCGCAAGAGGAAGCGGAAAAGAATACGGTTCTTTAACAATTAACAGTCAATAAATGTGAGCACTTGATGAAAGCGCACCGACTAAATTTATTTAGTCGGCATGCTTAAAAAATATCAAATGCTTCACAAGAAATAAATAATAGGAAAGTCGCTCAGCAATGAGTGACGGAACTGTCAGTATTTTGAGTGAGCGATCTGTCGGCAACGACAGAGTTCAGAAATGAACACAAAAACAGAGATTAAACTGAAGAGTTTGATCCTGGCTCAGATTGAACGCTGGCGGCATGCCTTACACATGCAAGTCGAACGGCAGCGCGGAATGGGGTAACCCGGACTGGCGGCGAGTGGCGAACGGGTGAGTAATATATCGGAACATACCCTAGAGTGGGGGATAACGTAGCGAAAGTTACGCTAATACCGCATACGCACTAAGGTGGAAAGTGGGGGATCGCAAGACCTCATGCTCATGGAGTGGCCGATATCTGATTAGCTAGTTGGTAGGGTAAAAGCCTACCAAGGCGACGATCAGTAGCTGGTCTGAGAGGACGACCAGCCACACTGGAACTGAGACACGGTCCAGACTCCTACGGGAGGCAGCAGTGGGGAATTTTGGACAATGGGCGCAAGCCTGATCCAGCAATGCCGCGTGAGTGAAGAAGGCCTTCGGGTTGTAAAGCTCTTTTGTCAGGGAAGAAACGGCATGCTCTAATACAGCGTGCTAATGACGGTACCTGAAGAATAAGCACCGGCTAACTACGTGCCAGCAGCCGCGGTAATACGTAGGGTGCAAGCGTTAATCGGAATTACTGGGCGTAAAGCGTGCGCAGGCGGTTATATAAGTCAGATGTGAAATCCCCGGGCTCAACCTGGGAACTGCATTTGAGACTGTATGGCTAGAGTGTGTCAGAGGGGGGTAGAATTCCACGTGTAGCAGTGAAATGCGTAGATATGTGGAGGAATACCGATGGCGAAGGCAGCCCCCTGGGATAACACTGACGCTCATGCACGAAAGCGTGGGGAGCAAACAGGATTAGATACCCTGGTAGTCCACGCCCTAAACGATGTCTACTAGTTGTCGGGTCTTAATTGACTTGGTAACGCAGCTAACGCGTGAAGTAGACCGCCTGGGGAGTACGGTCGCAAGATTAAAACTCAAAGGAATTGACGGGGACCCGCACAAGCGGTGGATGATGTGGATTAATTCGATGCAACGCGAAAAACCTTACCTACCCTTGACATGTACGAAAGCCTGAAGAGATTTAGGTGTGCTCGCAAGAGAATCGTAACACAGGTGCTGCATGGCTGTCGTCAGCTCGTGTCGTGAGATGTTGGGTTAAGTCCCGCAACGAGCGCAACCCTTGTCATTAGTTGCTACATTTAAGGTGAGCACTCTAATGAGACTGCCGGTGACAAACCGGAGGAAGGTGGGGATGACGTCAAGTCCTCATGGCCCTTATGGGTAGGGCTTCACACGTCATACAATGGTGCATACAGAGGGCCGCCAACCCGCGAGGGGGAGCTAATCCCAGAAAGTGTATCGTAGTCCGGATTGTAGTCTGCAACTCGACTGCATGAAGTTGGAATCGCTAGTAATCGCGGATCAGCATGTCGCGGTGAATACGTTCCCGGGTCTTGTACACACCGCCCGTCACACCATGGGAGCGGGTTCTGCCAGAAGTAGTTAGCTTAACCGTAAGGAGGGCGATTACCACGGCAGGGTTCGTGACTGGGGTGAAGTCGTAACAAGGTAGCCGTATCGGAAGGTGCGGCTGGATCACCTCCTTTCTAGAGTAGCGCCGTAGTTGAGTGTTCACTTTTATTGACTGTTAAATTAAATAACGAGAAATGGTTTTGTCGGAATCATCGGGCAGTAACCTGTAAGGGTCTGTAGCTCAGTTGGTTAGAGCACCGTGTTGATAACGCGGGGGTCGTTGGTTCGAGCCCAACCAGACCCACCAAGAATTAATCAAAGTTTAGTTATGCCTCAGAAAGCGTAGCGAGCGCTTCAAGGTTCAATCGAGAAGCGCAGTCGCACTTCGGTACGACGAGCATCGGAGATTGAAGATTGAAGTGCGCAGTAGCTTAATGAGGTGTAAGAGGGGGATTAGCTCAGCTGGGAGAGCACCTGCTTTGCAAGCAGGGGGTCGTCGGTTCGATCCCGTCATCCTCCACCAAGAAATAGCAAACCTAAGTCAGCGAATGAGTAAGACGCAGAGATTTAGGTTTGATCTTTCAAAGCGAAAGTCAGAGTAATAAGTAGTATCTCGTTCTTTAACAATTTAGAAGAAGTAAAGTAGAAATAATCAAATTATTTCTGTAAAGGATAACATCGGAAGATGTTGTCGTTCGGTATGACGACAGTCATGCTGGATAATTTATGGAAGGGTTATGATTGTATCGAAACAAACAATGTATTAAAAAGAGTTTGATCAAAAGCAGCCGAAAGGCAGTTTTAGAAAAAAATAAATTCTTGAGATACGGCAAACGCTAAAGTAATACTCATAAGTAGTAAAGAACTATAACCGCTTTCTGGCGATGAACCTGGTTTCAGCAATGAAACGAGACGCCAGAAGCTAAAGTTATAGGGACAAGTGACTAAGTGCACATGGTGGATGCCTTGGCGATATCAGGCGATGAAGGACGTAGTAGCTTGCGATAAGCTGCGGGGAGTGAGCAAACACACTTTGATCCGCAGATTTCCGAATGGGGAAACCCGGCCGTAAGGTCATTGCATACTGAATACATAGGTATGCAAAGCGAACGTGGCGAACTGAAACATCTAAGTAGCTACAGGAAAAGAAATCAACCGAGATTCCCAAAGTAGTGGCGAGCGAAATGGGAAGAGCCTGCAAGATTTAGCATTTTTGATAGACAAACGCAATGGAAAGTGCGACCAAAGAGGGTGATAGTCCCGTAGTCGAAATCATCAATGTGGAACTAAGCTTGCGACAAGTAGGGCGGGACACGTGAAATCCTGTCTGAACATGGGGGGACCATCCTCCAAGGCTAAATACTCGATATCGACCGATAGTGAACCAGTACCGTGAGGGAAAGGCGAAAAGAACCCCGGGAGGGGAGTGAAATAGATCCTGAAACCGTGTGCATACAAACAGTAGGAGCGGACTTGTTCCGTGACTGCGTACCTTTTGTATAATGGGTCAGCGACTTACATTCAGTGGCAAGGTTAACCGCATAGGGAAGCCGTAGAGAAATCGAGTCCGAATAGGGCGAATCAGTCGCTGGGTGTAGACCCGAAACCAAGTGATCTACTCATGGCCAGGTTGAAGGTGCGGTAACACGCACTGGAGGACCGAACCCACTAATGTTGAAAAATTAGGGGATGAGCTGTGGGTAGGGGTGAAAGGCTAAACAAACTTGGAAATAGCTGGTTCTCTCCGAAAACTATTTAGGTAGTGCCTCTTGTATCACCGTCGGGGGTAGAGCACTGTTATGGCTAGGGGGTCATCGCGACTTACCAACCCATTGCAAACTCCGAATACCGACGAGTGCGAGCAAGGGAGACAGACATCGGGTGCTAACGTCCGGTGTCAAGAGGGAAACAACCCAGACCGCCAGCTAAGGTCCCAAAGTATAGCTAAGTGGAAAACGAAGTGGGAAGGCTAAAACAGTCAGGAGGTTGGCTTAGAAGCAGCCACCCTTTAAAGAAAGCGTAATAGCTCACTGATCGAGTCGTCCTGCGCGGAAGATGTAACGGGGCTAAGCTATACACCGAAGCTGCGGATATCCATTTATGGATATGGTAGGAGAGCGTTCTGTAAGCCTGCGAAGGTGTCTTGTAAAGGATGCTGGAGGTATCAGAAGTGCGAATGCTGACATGAGTAGCGATAATGGGGGTGAAAAGCCTCCACGCCGTAAGCCCAAGGTTTCCTGTTCAACGTTCATCGGAGCAGGGTGAGTCGGCCCCTAAGGCGAGGCAGAGATGCGTAGCTGATGGGAAGCAGGTTAATATTCCTGCACCGTCGTATGATGCGATGGGGGGACGGATCGCGGAAGGTTGTCCGACTGTTGGAATAGTCGGTTTCTGGCTCAAAGAAGGCGCTTAGGCAAATCCGGGCGCGGAATTCAAGGGGTTGGGACGAGTGCACTAGTGCATGAAGCAATCGGAAGTGGTTCCAAGAAAAGCCTCTAAGCTTCAGTCATACGAGACCGTACCGCAAACCGACACAGGTGGGCGAGATGAGTATTCTAAGGCGCTTGAGAGAACTCGGGAGAAGGAACTCGGCAAATTGGTACCGTAACTTCGGGATAAGGTACGCCCTTGTAGCTTGACTGCCCTGCGGCAGAAGGGTGAAGGGGTTGCAATAAACTGGTGGCTGCGACTGTTTAATAAAAACACAGCACTCTGCAAACACGAAAGTGGACGTATAGGGTGTGACGCCTGCCCGGTGCTGGAAGATTAAATGATGGGGTGCAAGCTCTTGATTGAAGTCCCAGTAAACGGCGGCCGTAACTATAACGGTCCTAAGGTAGCGAAATTCCTTGTCGGGTAAGTTCCGACCTGCACGAATGGCGTAACGATGGCCACACTGTCTCCTCCCGAGACTCAGCGAAGTTGAAATGTTTGTGATGATGCAATCTACCCGCGGCTAGACGGAAAGACCCCATGAACCTTTACTGTAGCTTTGCATTGGACTTTGAATCGATCTGTGTAGGATAGGTGGGAGGCTTAGAAGCGTGGACGCCAGTTTGCGTGGAGCCATCCTTGAAATACCACCCTGGTTTATTTGAGGTTCTAACCTTGGCCCGTTATCCGGGTCGGGGACAGTGCATGGTAGGCAGTTTGACTGGGGCGGTCTCCTCCCAAAGTGTAACGGAGGAGTTCGAAGGTACGCTAATTACGGTCGGACATCGTGATGATAGTGCAATGGCATAAGCGTGCTTAACTGCGAGACTGACAAGTCGAGCAGGTACGAAAGTAGGACATAGTGATCCGGTGGTTCTGTATGGAAGGGCCATCGCTCAACGGATAAAAGGTACTCTGGGGATAACAGGCTGATTCCTCCCAAGAGTTCATATCGACGGGGGAGTTTGGCACCTCGATGTCGGCTCATCACATCCTGGGGCTGTAGCCGGTCCCAAGGGTATGGCTGTTCGCCATTTAAAGTGGTACGTGAGCTGGGTTTAAAACGTCGTGAGACAGTTTGGTCCCTATCTGCCGTGGGCGTTGGAAGTTTGAAGGGGGCTGCTCCTAGTACGAGAGGACCGGAGTGGACGAACCTCTGGTGTATCGGTTGTCACGCCAGTGGCATTGCCGAGTAGCTATGTTCGGAAGAGATAACCGCTGAAAGCATCTAAGCGGGAAACTCGCCTTAAGATGAGACTTCCCAGAGACTAGATCTCTTTAAAGGGTCGTTCGAGACCAGGACGTTGATAGGCTGGGTGTGGAAGTGCAGTAATGCATTAAGCTAACCAGTACTAATTGCCCGTAAGGCTTGTCCCTATAACCTTAGCAGGTATAGGCTACGAGTGAGTATATGAAGTGTTTGCCGGAATGATTCGGTACAAATCATAACCAAAAAATAATAACAAGATTATTAAGACTTTACTTCTTCTGAATTGGATTGATTGCGTGCCTCAGAGTAAGGAGGTACACAATGAATCAACAAGTTATGCCTGATGACCATAGCTAGTCGGCCCCACCCCTTCCCATCCCGAACAGGACCGTGAAACGACTACGCGCCAATGATAGTGCTGCAACCAGTGTGAAAGTAGGTTATCGTCAGGCTTCTATTCTGCATGCCCCCGTTCTCTTGTGAGAGCGGGGGTTTTGCTTTTATAAAGTAGGAAGTATCAAGTAATAGAGTAAATAATAAAAATAATATGCAATGCTGCAGCGACCGATATGGCGCGGCAGAGTGAAGTAAAGAATTCGGGTGCTGGACTTGTCATGTATGGCATTCCAGCTACCCAGTAAGTTATGCCTGATGACCATAGCTAGTCGGCCCCACCCCTTCCCATCCCGAACAGGACCGTGAAACGACTACGCGCCAATGATAGTGCTGCAACCAGTGTGAAAGTAGGTTATCGTCAGGCTCTTGATATGAAAAAACCCCGTCTGTTGATATAGACGGGGGTTTTTTTATCAAAAATCTGACTAGGGTTTGAAACCCCGGCCGTCAGAGGCTGTCGCAAAAGCCTGATGGACGTTTTTTACACCTGAAACACCGCATACTTCGTCATTCCCGCATGCTTTTGGCGGGAACCCAGCGTCGTTTTTTACACTGAAAATGCCACAATTTCTGGCATTTTCAGTTAAGCACGAACGCCGCTGGGTTCCTGCCAAAAGCGCGCAGGAATGACGTGGCCACCAGTCAGGGTAATGATACCGACTCACTACCCTTTTGCGACAGTCTCTTCAGGCCGGAGAGCGACGAAGGAGCGACGCGATGGGAGGGGATGCAAACCCCTTCCAGAGTCTTTTCCATCGTCGCTTGCGACGATCCACTAAGTTGTTGGCGCCGGAGATTAGAAGCTGCGTCCGACTTTGATGACAGCCAGATTCGCGCCCGGGTTCGGGTGTTTGATTGCGCCATTCGAGAAATGTTGTATCTTCAGACCGATATCCCAACCACTGTTGAGCACATAGCCGACACCGATGTGGTCGCCGAATTGGAAGGCGGTCGAAAATTGACGGTTGTTATTGCTGTAGACATGGGAAAATAAATGCGCGCCGATACCGGCTTCGCCATACCAGCCCTTTTTATTATCATTTTGTAGACGGAAGACCGGCGTGATACCGATGTCGGTGATGTTTTGCGTGGCACCGCTGACGCCTTGATAGGCATTGTTGCGCCATTGAGTAAGCGTGACATCCCAATAGCCGCCGAGATGGGTGCCATTGGATTGGAACCAGGCTTTATCCCAGTTCCACTGTGCGCCGGCGCGCACGAATTGCGAACGATTTCCGCTGGCGAATTCGCCGGAAACCGAGTCAAGCGCGTAGGCGCTGGTCGTGCTCAACAACAGGCCGAGGGCGGCCAACAAAGCTTTTCGATTCATCGTTTTCATTGTGCAAATTTGCTGAAATAAAAAAATACTAGGGTAGCATGATTCGACCTCGCTGATCATCCTGCTCTACAATGGCATCTGTTTAATTTTTTCTTTTACTGACCAATGTCACCAACTCGCGACACAATTCACATTGCCTTTCTTGGCATCGGTTTGATGGGTAAGCCGATGGCGCAAACTTTGCTCGCTGCCGGTTATCGCTTATCGGTTTGGAACCGGAGTCCGGCCAAAGCGGCTGCACTCCAAGAGTATGGGGCAGAATTGGCGCTCGACGCTGCTACGGCGGTGGCTCAGGCCGATGTGGTGATCACCATGCTCGATGCCGGTCCGGTGGTACTTGAAGTGGTGCAGCAGATCGCTCCAGCGCTGCGCGCCGGCGCGATCGTCATCGACATGAGCTCGACCCGACCGGATGAAGCACGGCAATGCCATGCCATGCTCGCCGCGCGCGCGGTCGGCTTCATTGATGCGCCGGTTTCCGGCGGCGTGATCGGTGCCCAAGCAGGTACGTTGGCGATCATGGCGGGTGGTTCAGTGGCCGATTTTAATGCGGTTGCGCCGCTGTTTGACGTACTCGGGCGGGCCACCCATGTTGGTGCGGCCGGTACCGGGCAATTGGCGAAGTTGTGTAACCAGCTCATAGTCGGTGGCACAATTAATATCATCGCCGAGGCTTTATTGTTGGCACAAGCAGGCGGGGCTGATCCGGTCGCGGTACGCCAAGCTTTACGCGGCGGTTTTGCCGAAAGCCGGATTTTGGAAGTGCATGGTCAGCGCATGCTCGAGCGTGCCTTCATCCCCGGTGGCCAGGTCAAGACCCAGGCCAAGGATATGGAGAATATCTTGAGTGCCGCCGCTGCCGTCGGTCTGACGCTGCCATTGAGCCAGCAGGTGGCGGCGATCTATGCCGGCTTGCTGCCCGATTATCCGCAGGCCGATCATTCGGCCGCGCTGCTGGCACTCGAACAGCGCAATCCCGGGCTGCGCCTCGGATCTTTACCCGATCAATTACCATGAGCGGCGTGCGTCGCGATGGCTCTGTCATTTCACCAGGAATAAGCATGAGTTCAACCATAGTTCGCGGGGTTTGTCCGCATGATTGCCCCGATACCTGTGCCTTGTTGGTGACGGTCGAAGATGGCAAGGCCGTTGCCGTTAAAGGCGATCCCGATCATCCGACTACGGCCGGGGTGCTGTGTACCAAGGTGTCGCGCTATACCGAGCGTACCTACCATCCGGAACGACTGTTGTATCCGCAAAAACGGGTAGGAAAAAAAGGCGCCGGCCAGTTTGTCCGCATCAGTTGGGAAGAGGCGCTGAGTACTATCGCGGCGCGGCTCGCACCGCTGGCGGCCGAGCGGCCATTGGCGATCCTGCCTTACAGTTATGCTGGAACCATGGGCTTGTTGCAGGGTGATGGCATGGCGCAGCGGTTTTTTCATCGTATCGGCGCGTCGTTTCTCGATCGTACCATTTGCGCTACCGCCGGCGGTGTCGGTTACAAGTACACCCTGGGCGCGCGCGTCGGTACCGATACCGAACAGGTGCAGAATGCTCGCTTGATCATCATCTGGGGTGGCAATCCTATCGCCTCGAATCTGCATTTGTGGATGCGGGTGCAGGAAGCCAAGCGAGAGGGCGCGCAATTGATTTGTATCGATCCCTATCGCTCGTTGACGGCCGAGAAGTGTCATCAGCATATCGCACTCTTACCCGGTACCGATGCGGCGCTGGCGCTGGGCATGATGCATGTGCTGTGTGCCGAAGATTTGCTTGACCATGCCTATATCGCTGCGCATACCTTGGGCTTTGCCGAGCTCAAACAGCGTGTGGCCGAGTGGGATCCCGAACGTGTGGCGGCGGTGTGCGGTATTACTGCAGCAGAAGTGATTGGTTTGGCACGCGCCTATGGTCAGGCTGGTCAGCGCGGTGAGCCTAGTCTGATACGTATGAATTACGGCATACAACGCGTGCATGGTGGTGGCATGGCGGTACGGAATATCGCTTGTCTGCCAGCCTTGACCGGGGCTTGGCGGCACGCTGCCGGCGGCGTGCAATTATCGCTGTCCGATAGTTTTCCGCGTAATACCGCGTATTTGCAGCGTCCCGATTTGTTTCCGGCTGAGTTGCCGCGTCGGACCATTAACATGAGTACCATCGGAGACGATTTGCTGCGCCCGAGTTCGGCCGAGTTTGGCCCGCAAATTGAAGCCTTGTTTGTGTATAACTCCAATCCGGTAGCGATCGCGCCGGAATCGGGCAAGGTGATGCAAGGTTTTGCGCGTGAAGACTTATTTACGGTAGTGCTTGAACATTTCCAAACCGATACTGCCGACTATGCCGATCTGCTGCTGCCGGCCACCACGCAGCTTGAACACACCGATATTCACAGCACTTATGGTCACTTGTATATGATGGCGAACAATGCGGCGATTGCGCCGCTCGGTGAAGCCAAGCCTAACAGTGAAATTTTTCGCTTGCTAGCGCAGGCGATGGGTTATACCGAGCCGTGTTTTTCTGAGAGCGATGATGAGATGGCCAGTCGGGCCTTTAATAACAAGGATGAACGCGCGATTCATTTCGACTGGGCTTCCTTGAAAAAAACCGGTTGGCAAAAACTACGCGTGAAAGCGGCGCCGTTTGCCGAGGGTGGGTTTACCACGCCATCTGGTAAGTGTGAATTTTATAGTGCGACGATGGCGCGTGATGGTTTTGACCCTTTGCCCGGCTATACTGCGCCGCATGAGTCGGTGGCCAGCGCGCCACAGTTGGCGCAGCATTATCCTTTGGCGATGATTTCGCCGCCGGCGCGTAATTTTCTTAATTCGACCTTCGTCAATGTCAAGAGTTTACGCGATACCGAAGGCGAGCCGCATCTCGATATGCATCCCGATGACGCCACTGCACGCGCCATCGCTGATGGCGATATGCTGAGAATTTTCAATGATCGTGGCAGTTTCGTCGCGCGTGCGCGGGTGACCGACAAGGCACGTGCCGGCTTGGTGGTGGCCTTGTCGATATGGTGGAAGAAGCTCGCCAGCGACCATAAAAATGCCAATGAAGTGGTGAGCCAAGGCTTGACTGATATGGGTAAGGGACCGACGTTTTATGATGTGCTGGTGCAAGTAGAACGCCTGAACGAATTGCCTTGAGGCTCGTTTACTAGAGAACAGTTTCAATTTGCAGCTAAACCGCTTGCCATGTGCCCTCATTGTCGCTAGCATCAATGACGGCGCAGTACACAGATTAAAAAGAACGATCATGCTTTTTATTCGCTTGTGAGCAACAATATCGAGGCGAAAAAAATTTACGACGACATAACAATCAGAGACGAGGACGTATATGGACAAGTTTTGGCTTAAATCCTATCCCGAAGGGATTCCTGCAGAAATCGATGTGACCCGCTATGAATCGCTGGTACAGATGCTCGACGAAGCATTCAAAAAATTTGCTCCGCGTAATGCTTATGCCTGCATGGGGGCAGTTCTGACGTATGCTGAACTCGACCGCTTGTCGCAACAAGTCGGTGCTTGGCTGCAGAGCCGCGGCTTGTCGCAGGGTGCGCGGGTGGCGATCATGATGCCGAATGTCTTGCAATATCCGGTGGTGATGGCGGCGGTACTGCGCGCCGGTTATGCCGTGGTGAATGTGAATCCGCTGTATACGCCACGGGAACTTGAACATCAATTGAAAGATTCTGGCGCGGAGGCGATTTTTATTTTGGAAAATTTCGCCATCACGCTCGAGCATGTGTTGGCAAAAACCGCGATCAAGCATATCGTGGTGGCGAGCATGGGCGATATGTTAGGCGGCCTCAAAGGCATGCTGGTCAATTTCGTTGTGCGCAATGTAAAAAAAATGGTGCCGGCATTTTCGCTGCCAGGAGCACTGCGTTTCAAGCAAGTGTTGTCGCAAGCTGCGGGCATGAAGTTGAAACCAGTCATTATCAAGCATGATGATGTGGCGTTTTTACAGTACACCGGCGGTACCACCGGTGTCTCGAAAGGTGCGACGCTCACGCACCGCAACGTGGTGGCCAATGTTTTGCAAAATGATGCATGGCTCTCACCAGCTATGTCTGGTCATGAAGATGAAGCCAAGGTGATCGTCTGCGCCTTGCCGCTTTATCATATCTTCGCCTTGACGGTATGCAGTTTGCTCGGCACGCGCATCGGTGCGATGAATTTGCTCATTCCTAATCCGCGCGATATCCCTGGGTTTATCAAAGAATTGCAAAACTATAGGGTTAATATTTTCCCCGCCGTGAATACGCTGTATAACGGCTTGCTCAATAATCCCGAATTCGCCAAGCTCGATTTTTCTGGTTATGAAATTTGCAGTGGCGGCGGTATGGCAGTGCAAAAAGCGGTGGCCGACAGATGGCTCAAGGTCACTGGTTGCGCGATTGCTGAAGGTTACGGTTTGTCGGAAACCTCACCGGTGGCTACGGCTAACCCGGCGAATACCAAAGAATTTTCCGGCACCATAGGCATGCCGGTCCCATCGACCGATATCATGATTTTGGATGATGACGGTAATTCGGTACCACTTGGGCATGCCGGTGAAATTGCGATTCGTGGCCCGCAAGTGATGGCCGGTTATTGGAACCGTCCGGAAGAGACCGCCCAAGCCATGACGGCTGATGGTTTTTTCAAGACTGGTGACATCGGTATTATGGATTTTCGCGGTTACACCACGATCGTCGATC
The sequence above is drawn from the Undibacterium sp. CCC3.4 genome and encodes:
- a CDS encoding enoyl-CoA hydratase; the protein is MEFACILVETKDKVGLITLNRPKALNALNDELMNELGVALKHFDADEGVQCIVITGSEKAFAAGADIAAMANYSYMDTYKEDYITRNWETIRQIRKPVIAAVAGYALGGGCELAMMCDFIIAAENAKFGQPEIKLGTMPGAGGTQRLPRAISKSKAMDLCLTARMMDAAEAERAGLVSRIVPVEKLLEEALSAANTIASMSLPMVMMIKDSVNRAYETSLSEGVHFERRLFQASFATEDQKEGMQAFMEKRPAVFKNK
- a CDS encoding acyloxyacyl hydrolase — protein: MNRKALLAALGLLLSTTSAYALDSVSGEFASGNRSQFVRAGAQWNWDKAWFQSNGTHLGGYWDVTLTQWRNNAYQGVSGATQNITDIGITPVFRLQNDNKKGWYGEAGIGAHLFSHVYSNNNRQFSTAFQFGDHIGVGYVLNSGWDIGLKIQHFSNGAIKHPNPGANLAVIKVGRSF
- a CDS encoding NAD(P)-dependent oxidoreductase, which encodes MSPTRDTIHIAFLGIGLMGKPMAQTLLAAGYRLSVWNRSPAKAAALQEYGAELALDAATAVAQADVVITMLDAGPVVLEVVQQIAPALRAGAIVIDMSSTRPDEARQCHAMLAARAVGFIDAPVSGGVIGAQAGTLAIMAGGSVADFNAVAPLFDVLGRATHVGAAGTGQLAKLCNQLIVGGTINIIAEALLLAQAGGADPVAVRQALRGGFAESRILEVHGQRMLERAFIPGGQVKTQAKDMENILSAAAAVGLTLPLSQQVAAIYAGLLPDYPQADHSAALLALEQRNPGLRLGSLPDQLP
- a CDS encoding molybdopterin oxidoreductase family protein, whose protein sequence is MSSTIVRGVCPHDCPDTCALLVTVEDGKAVAVKGDPDHPTTAGVLCTKVSRYTERTYHPERLLYPQKRVGKKGAGQFVRISWEEALSTIAARLAPLAAERPLAILPYSYAGTMGLLQGDGMAQRFFHRIGASFLDRTICATAGGVGYKYTLGARVGTDTEQVQNARLIIIWGGNPIASNLHLWMRVQEAKREGAQLICIDPYRSLTAEKCHQHIALLPGTDAALALGMMHVLCAEDLLDHAYIAAHTLGFAELKQRVAEWDPERVAAVCGITAAEVIGLARAYGQAGQRGEPSLIRMNYGIQRVHGGGMAVRNIACLPALTGAWRHAAGGVQLSLSDSFPRNTAYLQRPDLFPAELPRRTINMSTIGDDLLRPSSAEFGPQIEALFVYNSNPVAIAPESGKVMQGFAREDLFTVVLEHFQTDTADYADLLLPATTQLEHTDIHSTYGHLYMMANNAAIAPLGEAKPNSEIFRLLAQAMGYTEPCFSESDDEMASRAFNNKDERAIHFDWASLKKTGWQKLRVKAAPFAEGGFTTPSGKCEFYSATMARDGFDPLPGYTAPHESVASAPQLAQHYPLAMISPPARNFLNSTFVNVKSLRDTEGEPHLDMHPDDATARAIADGDMLRIFNDRGSFVARARVTDKARAGLVVALSIWWKKLASDHKNANEVVSQGLTDMGKGPTFYDVLVQVERLNELP
- a CDS encoding long-chain-fatty-acid--CoA ligase, translated to MDKFWLKSYPEGIPAEIDVTRYESLVQMLDEAFKKFAPRNAYACMGAVLTYAELDRLSQQVGAWLQSRGLSQGARVAIMMPNVLQYPVVMAAVLRAGYAVVNVNPLYTPRELEHQLKDSGAEAIFILENFAITLEHVLAKTAIKHIVVASMGDMLGGLKGMLVNFVVRNVKKMVPAFSLPGALRFKQVLSQAAGMKLKPVIIKHDDVAFLQYTGGTTGVSKGATLTHRNVVANVLQNDAWLSPAMSGHEDEAKVIVCALPLYHIFALTVCSLLGTRIGAMNLLIPNPRDIPGFIKELQNYRVNIFPAVNTLYNGLLNNPEFAKLDFSGYEICSGGGMAVQKAVADRWLKVTGCAIAEGYGLSETSPVATANPANTKEFSGTIGMPVPSTDIMILDDDGNSVPLGHAGEIAIRGPQVMAGYWNRPEETAQAMTADGFFKTGDIGIMDFRGYTTIVDRKKDMILVSGFNVYPNEIEGVVAMHPGVLECACIGVPDANSGEAVKLFVVRRDPTLTVDQLMDYCKEQFTAYKKPKYIEFRLELPKTNVGKILRRELRDEKNQLKRRLSGKKRKAAAFLFCFSSVLPFTPSRGGHLRR